A stretch of Plesiomonas shigelloides DNA encodes these proteins:
- a CDS encoding insulinase family protein, translating into MYQSPNDHKQYRHLVLANQLRVLLIHDPSTARAAAALSVRAGHFDDPVDRQGMAHFLEHMLFLGTQSYPHPGEFQQFINRHGGSNNAWTGTEHTNYFFEIVPDYLPEGLQRFGGFFTEPLFNPELVDKERQAIDAEYKLKLNDDTRRLYQVHKETVNPAHPFAKFSVGSLDTLADREHASVRDDLLRFYQRYYSADRMCLTILSAHDLDSLEQLAEHCFSAIPCQPASAPETLPPLYREQDLGILIHAKPKKETRKLTLTFGLPNCDQFYRQKPLSFIAHLLGYEGQGSLLSWLKRQGWANTLSAGGGISGSNFKDFSVSLLLTPEGMAHVPEIVSQIFAYLDLIRQQGLQAWRYAEKRSVLDTAFHFQEPSKPLDLVSHLVMNLFLYPPEDLLCGDYLMQTFDEAQIQHFLSQMQPDRCRLTLIAPDLPTDRQAQWYFTPYSVRPLPAEWLAQWLQPQSNPALYLPPENPYLVDNLQPHPLHDDKPYPTLLQDQPGFRLWHYQEPEFRLPKGHIYIAIDSLNAVSSPRHVALTRLCVEMLIDSLTEATYPAELAGIGYNIYAHQGGVTLQLSGFSAKQPLLLQTILHRFRHREFRQERFDTIRQQLLRNWRNVTEEKPISQLFNQLTGLLQPNNPPYNKLLPELEKVTLAELPPFVEQMFSHVHIEMLMFGDWPESQARLLGEMLTTHLLTDSNPGHETRRQLVSIQGRGSLLRQYDCAHHDSALLVYYQSAHYAPRDIALSIFTNHLMSATFFHELRTRQQLGYMLGSGNLPLNRFPGLIFYVQSPVAGPTHLLESIDDFINAFPLVLLELTEQQWQASKQGLLAQINEPDTNLRTRAQRYWVSIGNKDWTFDQRRRIAHAVASLTRAEVIRFIVTQLKPRTADRLILSSHGEAHLNQERLRVEHVITDAGAFQRQSRKLETP; encoded by the coding sequence GTGTATCAAAGCCCGAACGATCATAAACAGTACCGTCATCTGGTATTAGCCAATCAACTGCGTGTGTTGCTGATCCATGACCCGTCCACTGCGCGGGCGGCAGCGGCGCTGTCGGTGCGCGCCGGTCACTTTGATGATCCGGTCGACCGTCAGGGAATGGCGCATTTTCTTGAACATATGCTGTTTCTCGGCACTCAAAGCTACCCGCATCCGGGGGAATTCCAGCAATTTATCAACCGCCACGGCGGCAGCAATAATGCGTGGACCGGCACCGAGCATACCAACTACTTTTTCGAGATAGTGCCCGATTATCTGCCGGAAGGGCTGCAACGTTTTGGCGGTTTCTTTACCGAACCTTTATTCAATCCAGAATTGGTGGATAAAGAGCGTCAAGCCATTGATGCCGAGTACAAACTCAAACTCAATGATGACACGCGGCGCTTGTATCAAGTGCATAAGGAAACCGTCAATCCCGCGCACCCATTTGCCAAATTTTCAGTCGGCTCTCTCGATACGCTGGCCGACCGCGAGCACGCGTCGGTGCGCGATGATCTATTGCGCTTTTATCAGCGCTATTACTCCGCCGATCGCATGTGCTTAACCATTTTAAGCGCCCACGATCTGGACAGCCTAGAGCAACTGGCCGAGCACTGCTTTAGCGCCATTCCGTGTCAACCCGCATCGGCACCAGAGACCTTGCCACCGCTGTATCGCGAGCAAGATTTAGGCATTTTGATCCACGCCAAGCCGAAAAAAGAGACCCGCAAATTAACCCTGACCTTTGGTTTACCCAATTGCGATCAGTTTTATCGGCAAAAACCGCTCTCTTTTATCGCTCACCTGCTCGGTTATGAAGGCCAAGGCAGCCTGCTGTCATGGCTCAAACGCCAAGGTTGGGCGAACACCTTATCCGCCGGAGGCGGGATCAGCGGCAGCAATTTTAAAGATTTCAGCGTTAGCCTGCTCCTCACTCCAGAAGGAATGGCGCATGTGCCAGAGATCGTCAGCCAGATTTTTGCCTATCTGGATCTGATCCGCCAACAAGGTCTGCAGGCTTGGCGCTACGCGGAAAAGCGCAGCGTGCTGGATACGGCATTCCACTTCCAAGAGCCGAGTAAACCGCTGGATTTGGTCAGCCATCTGGTGATGAATCTGTTTTTGTATCCGCCAGAAGATCTGCTGTGTGGCGATTACCTGATGCAGACTTTCGATGAAGCGCAGATCCAACACTTCCTCAGTCAGATGCAACCCGATCGTTGCCGCCTGACATTGATCGCCCCCGATCTGCCTACCGATCGCCAAGCGCAGTGGTATTTCACGCCGTACAGTGTGCGCCCACTGCCTGCCGAATGGCTGGCTCAGTGGCTACAACCGCAGAGCAATCCGGCGCTGTATTTACCGCCAGAAAACCCGTATTTGGTGGATAATCTGCAACCGCACCCGTTGCACGATGACAAGCCCTACCCAACTTTGCTGCAAGACCAGCCCGGTTTTCGCTTGTGGCACTATCAAGAGCCAGAATTTCGACTGCCGAAAGGGCATATCTATATTGCGATCGACAGCCTAAACGCCGTCAGCTCACCGCGACATGTAGCGCTGACCCGTTTGTGTGTTGAGATGCTGATTGATTCGCTGACTGAAGCGACCTATCCGGCAGAATTGGCGGGAATTGGCTATAACATTTACGCCCACCAAGGCGGCGTGACATTGCAGTTATCCGGCTTTAGCGCCAAACAGCCACTGCTGCTGCAAACCATTTTGCATCGCTTTCGCCACCGCGAGTTCCGGCAAGAGCGTTTCGATACCATCCGCCAGCAACTGCTGCGTAACTGGCGGAATGTGACGGAAGAAAAGCCGATTTCCCAGCTGTTCAATCAGCTTACAGGCTTACTGCAACCGAACAATCCTCCGTACAACAAGCTGTTACCCGAACTGGAAAAAGTGACGCTGGCGGAGTTACCGCCTTTTGTTGAGCAGATGTTCTCGCATGTGCACATCGAAATGCTGATGTTTGGCGACTGGCCGGAATCGCAAGCGCGGTTACTGGGCGAGATGCTGACCACCCATTTGCTGACCGACAGCAATCCGGGCCATGAAACTCGGCGTCAATTGGTCAGTATTCAAGGTCGCGGTAGCCTGCTGCGTCAATACGATTGCGCGCACCATGACTCGGCGCTGCTGGTGTATTACCAGTCTGCGCACTACGCGCCGCGAGATATTGCGCTGTCTATCTTCACCAATCACCTGATGTCTGCCACATTCTTCCATGAACTGCGCACTCGCCAGCAATTGGGGTACATGCTCGGCTCAGGTAATCTGCCGCTCAACCGCTTTCCGGGGCTAATTTTTTATGTACAATCACCGGTCGCTGGCCCGACGCACTTGCTGGAATCGATTGATGATTTTATCAATGCCTTCCCACTGGTATTGCTGGAGCTGACCGAGCAGCAATGGCAAGCCAGTAAACAAGGGCTGCTGGCACAAATTAACGAGCCAGATACTAACTTGCGCACCCGCGCTCAGCGTTATTGGGTCAGTATCGGCAACAAAGACTGGACGTTCGATCAACGCCGCCGCATTGCCCATGCGGTGGCGTCTCTCACCCGTGCCGAGGTGATCCGCTTTATCGTCACCCAGCTCAAACCGCGCACGGCCGACCGTTTAATCTTGAGCAGCCACGGTGAGGCGCACTTAAACCAAGAGCGACTGCGTGTTGAGCATGTGATTACCGATGCGGGCGCCTTCCAGCGCCAAAGCCGCAAGCTGGAAACGCCGTAG
- the sixA gene encoding phosphohistidine phosphatase SixA: MYIFIMRHGEAESHAASDAQRALTPRGRQESRLMAEWLSGQTEGGVAKALVSPYLRAQQTWDTVRAVLPVAQPEEVWDSLIPEGNPQPAADYLTALAADGVPSVLIVSHLPLVGYLVADLCPGTVPPMFATSGVACIELDADIGHGKLLQIIQPANLL; the protein is encoded by the coding sequence ATGTACATATTTATTATGCGCCACGGTGAGGCGGAATCCCATGCGGCCAGTGATGCTCAGCGTGCGCTGACCCCGCGTGGTCGTCAGGAATCCCGTCTGATGGCGGAATGGCTGAGCGGACAAACCGAAGGTGGCGTGGCAAAGGCATTGGTGAGTCCGTATCTGCGGGCGCAGCAAACCTGGGATACCGTGCGTGCGGTGTTGCCGGTGGCTCAGCCAGAAGAGGTGTGGGATTCATTGATCCCGGAAGGCAATCCACAGCCGGCGGCGGATTATCTGACCGCGCTGGCCGCTGATGGGGTGCCGAGCGTGCTGATTGTGTCCCACCTGCCGCTGGTGGGGTATTTGGTGGCTGATTTGTGCCCAGGCACCGTGCCGCCAATGTTTGCAACCTCCGGTGTGGCCTGCATTGAGCTGGATGCCGACATCGGTCATGGCAAGTTGCTGCAAATTATCCAACCGGCAAACTTGCTGTAA
- the smrB gene encoding endonuclease SmrB produces the protein MKKKHTLSEDDTTLFRDAIQGAKKIKQDTIIRPRIQRPERVEVREQQEQRDASFYFSDEFQPRLSEEGPMRYVREDVSHYELKQLRRGDFTPELFLDLHGLTQEQAKQELGALLAACRREHVACACVMHGYGRHVLKRQTPLWLAQHPQVRAFYQAPKEWGGDAALLVLLDVVE, from the coding sequence ATGAAGAAAAAACACACACTGTCCGAAGACGATACCACCCTGTTTCGCGACGCGATTCAGGGGGCGAAAAAGATAAAGCAGGATACCATAATCCGGCCACGCATCCAGCGCCCTGAGCGGGTAGAGGTGCGCGAACAGCAGGAACAGCGTGATGCCAGCTTCTATTTTTCTGACGAGTTTCAGCCCCGTCTGAGCGAAGAAGGCCCAATGCGCTATGTGCGCGAGGATGTCAGCCATTATGAGCTCAAACAGTTACGCCGTGGCGATTTTACGCCGGAGCTGTTTTTGGATTTGCACGGATTAACGCAAGAGCAAGCCAAGCAAGAGCTCGGCGCGCTGCTGGCCGCCTGTCGCCGCGAGCACGTAGCCTGCGCCTGCGTGATGCACGGCTATGGTCGTCATGTGCTGAAACGGCAAACGCCGCTGTGGCTGGCGCAACATCCACAAGTGCGCGCTTTTTATCAAGCGCCGAAAGAATGGGGTGGAGATGCCGCGCTGCTGGTTCTGTTAGATGTGGTGGAATAA
- the prmB gene encoding 50S ribosomal protein L3 N(5)-glutamine methyltransferase, which translates to MDKIFVDEAVNELHTIQDMLRWTVSRFNAAGLYYGHGTDNPWDEAVALVLPTLFLPLDFPADMRNCRLTPSERHRIVERVLRRINDRVPVAYLTNSAWFCGMEFYVDERVLVPRSPIGELIQNHFDGLLPREPLRILDMCTGSGCIAIACAAEFPDAEVDAVDISTDALTVAEQNIYAHALEQRVIPIRSDVFRDLPQDKYDLIVTNPPYVDAEDIADMPDEYHHEPAIGLASGMDGLKLTKRILAGAPDYLAEDGVLICEVGNSMVHLEAQYPEIPFTWLEFEHGGLGVFMLTRQQIVDHYHHFAPFRD; encoded by the coding sequence TTGGATAAGATTTTTGTCGACGAGGCGGTCAACGAGCTGCATACCATTCAGGATATGCTGCGTTGGACAGTCAGCCGTTTTAATGCTGCCGGATTGTATTACGGTCATGGCACCGATAATCCGTGGGATGAAGCGGTAGCACTGGTGCTGCCGACCCTCTTTTTGCCACTGGATTTCCCCGCAGATATGCGTAACTGCCGTTTGACGCCGAGCGAGCGTCATCGCATCGTCGAGCGCGTGCTGCGCCGCATTAACGATCGCGTGCCGGTGGCATACCTGACCAACAGTGCCTGGTTCTGCGGCATGGAATTTTATGTGGATGAGCGCGTACTGGTCCCACGCTCTCCGATTGGCGAGCTGATCCAAAACCATTTTGATGGCCTGCTGCCACGCGAACCGCTGCGTATTTTGGACATGTGCACCGGTAGCGGCTGTATCGCCATTGCGTGTGCCGCCGAGTTCCCTGATGCAGAAGTGGATGCGGTCGACATCTCTACCGATGCCCTGACAGTGGCCGAGCAAAACATCTATGCGCATGCGCTGGAGCAGCGCGTGATCCCGATCCGCTCTGATGTGTTCCGCGATCTGCCGCAGGACAAGTATGACCTGATCGTGACTAACCCGCCGTATGTTGACGCAGAAGATATCGCCGACATGCCGGATGAATATCACCACGAGCCAGCCATCGGCTTGGCTTCGGGTATGGATGGTCTGAAGCTGACCAAGCGCATTTTGGCTGGTGCGCCAGATTATCTGGCTGAAGATGGCGTGCTGATTTGCGAAGTGGGCAACAGCATGGTGCATCTGGAAGCGCAATATCCAGAGATCCCATTCACATGGCTGGAGTTCGAGCACGGTGGTCTGGGCGTATTCATGCTGACACGTCAGCAGATTGTGGATCATTACCACCACTTTGCGCCGTTTCGTGACTGA
- the aroC gene encoding chorismate synthase, translating into MAGNSIGQLFRVTTFGESHGPALGCIVDGVPPGMQLDEADLQHDLDRRRPGTSRYTTQRREPDQVRILSGVFEGQTTGTSIGLLIENTDQRSQDYSAIKEQFRPGHADYTYHHKYGLRDYRGGGRSSARETAMRVAAGAIAKKYLYEQFGITVRGYLAQMGDVKAEKIDWQAIEENPFFCPDPDKIEALDALIRDLKKDGDSIGAKVTVVAEHVPVGLGEPVFDRLDADLAHALMSINAVKGVEIGDGFAVVNQRGSEHRDEITPEGFLSNHAGGILGGISSGQPLVAHLALKPTSSITIPGRSVNTRGEPVEVVTKGRHDPCVGIRAVPIAEAMMAIVLLDHLLRHRAQCGGARTPAPSWDGLLA; encoded by the coding sequence ATGGCAGGGAACAGTATCGGACAACTTTTCCGCGTGACCACCTTTGGTGAATCGCATGGGCCGGCACTCGGTTGTATTGTGGACGGCGTACCGCCGGGCATGCAGCTCGACGAGGCGGATTTACAGCATGATCTGGACCGTCGTCGTCCCGGTACGTCGCGCTATACCACCCAGCGTCGCGAGCCGGATCAGGTGCGGATTTTATCCGGCGTGTTTGAAGGGCAAACCACTGGCACCAGCATTGGGCTGCTGATTGAAAACACCGATCAGCGTTCGCAAGATTATTCGGCGATTAAAGAGCAGTTCCGCCCTGGGCATGCCGATTACACCTACCATCACAAATATGGCCTGCGCGATTACCGTGGCGGTGGTCGCTCTTCGGCTCGCGAAACCGCTATGCGCGTAGCGGCGGGCGCGATTGCTAAAAAATACCTGTATGAGCAATTTGGCATTACCGTGCGTGGTTATCTGGCGCAAATGGGCGATGTCAAAGCCGAGAAAATTGATTGGCAAGCCATCGAAGAAAATCCGTTTTTCTGCCCTGATCCAGACAAAATTGAGGCGCTGGATGCACTGATCCGCGATCTGAAAAAAGACGGCGATTCGATTGGTGCCAAAGTCACGGTCGTGGCTGAACATGTACCGGTGGGATTAGGTGAGCCGGTGTTTGATCGCTTAGATGCCGATCTGGCGCATGCGCTGATGAGCATCAATGCGGTGAAAGGGGTGGAGATTGGTGATGGCTTTGCGGTGGTGAATCAGCGCGGTAGCGAGCACCGTGATGAAATCACGCCGGAAGGTTTTCTGAGCAATCACGCTGGCGGCATTCTGGGCGGGATCAGCTCCGGTCAGCCGCTGGTGGCGCATCTGGCTTTGAAACCGACCTCCAGTATCACCATTCCGGGGCGTTCGGTGAATACCCGTGGCGAGCCTGTTGAAGTGGTGACTAAAGGTCGCCATGACCCGTGCGTCGGCATTCGGGCTGTGCCAATTGCCGAGGCGATGATGGCGATTGTGCTGCTCGATCACCTGTTGCGCCATCGCGCACAGTGTGGTGGTGCGCGTACGCCCGCCCCAAGCTGGGATGGCTTACTGGCATGA
- the mepA gene encoding penicillin-insensitive murein endopeptidase has protein sequence MASSVQASPWSEFSAPVAGTPQAVGGYSNGCVIGAQPLPLQGKGYELIRSQRMRYFGHPELIAFVQRLAKHSRQAGLPNFWVGDMAMPAGGRFSSGHASHQNGLDVDIWLRFSRSKLSEQEKQSPQAVSLVDFPRMQVKSDLWQPEYTELIKLAASDPKVARIFVNPAIKQQLCVSTAGHERSWLRKVRPWGGHDYHMHVRLACPPGSQDCQAQTPPPVGDGCGDELASWLRPPVVTAQTGKPKLSKPKLPSLPPPLPAVCQSVLLSHQPLKNNANDAGIAGKSVMGTGNSVTVRNTQ, from the coding sequence ATGGCCAGCAGCGTACAGGCATCGCCGTGGAGTGAATTCAGCGCGCCGGTGGCCGGTACCCCACAAGCGGTGGGCGGCTACAGTAATGGCTGCGTGATTGGCGCGCAGCCATTGCCGTTGCAGGGGAAAGGCTATGAGCTGATCCGCAGCCAGCGGATGCGCTATTTTGGCCATCCGGAGCTGATTGCCTTTGTACAGCGTCTGGCTAAGCACAGCCGTCAGGCTGGACTACCGAATTTCTGGGTGGGCGACATGGCGATGCCTGCGGGCGGGCGTTTTAGCTCTGGGCATGCCAGCCATCAAAACGGGCTGGATGTGGATATCTGGCTGCGTTTTAGCCGTAGCAAACTTAGCGAGCAAGAAAAGCAGTCGCCGCAAGCGGTCAGTCTGGTCGACTTTCCGCGGATGCAGGTAAAAAGTGATTTGTGGCAGCCGGAATATACCGAACTGATTAAGCTGGCGGCCAGCGATCCGAAAGTGGCGCGGATTTTTGTCAATCCCGCCATCAAGCAGCAGCTGTGCGTAAGTACTGCCGGGCATGAGCGCAGCTGGCTGCGCAAAGTCCGGCCATGGGGTGGGCATGATTATCACATGCATGTGCGTTTAGCGTGTCCGCCTGGCTCGCAAGATTGCCAAGCACAAACTCCGCCGCCGGTCGGTGATGGCTGTGGCGATGAGTTAGCGTCTTGGTTGCGGCCGCCGGTAGTCACGGCGCAAACCGGTAAACCGAAGCTTAGCAAGCCAAAACTGCCGAGCTTACCGCCACCGTTACCCGCAGTTTGTCAGAGTGTCTTACTCAGTCACCAGCCGCTGAAAAATAACGCCAACGATGCGGGTATTGCGGGTAAGAGCGTAATGGGTACAGGAAATAGCGTAACGGTACGTAATACGCAGTAA
- the dcuC gene encoding C4-dicarboxylate transporter DcuC produces MVALISLVVILVTGYLIVKKYNPQMVLFIAGIVLLASAILLGVGTPLPEAKSSGSVWLDIFTYIKGMMGSTVADLGLIIMAVGGFAKYMDHIGASRALVAISTRPLSVIRNPYLVMAMGYILGQLLNIFIPSAAGLGLLLMVTMYPIMTSLGVSRMSAAAIIATTACLDLGPASGNVNLAAKIADMPVTEYFLSYQGPVAIASMITIAVLHMVVQRWFDLREAKNPVAYEATEEDTKELVTPPLWYALFPMIPLVLIFTFSKMVITTVKIDVVTAMLISFAVAMAVESIRFGGKKVFKDILVFFDAMGKAFARVVSLIIAGQTLAHGLKAIGILDMVIHGAIASNISPVYLVVLMVIIITVAAFLMGSGNAPFFSFAAMVPDIAAKVGISSASMLLPMQLAAGLGRTISPITGVIVAVAGAAGVSPFDLVKRTAIPMLGALLVSTVYSLVFYV; encoded by the coding sequence ATGGTAGCACTAATTAGTTTAGTCGTTATTTTAGTGACCGGTTACCTGATCGTAAAAAAATACAACCCGCAAATGGTTTTATTTATCGCAGGTATCGTTTTACTCGCTTCGGCAATTTTGTTGGGTGTTGGTACCCCATTGCCAGAAGCTAAATCCAGTGGTTCTGTGTGGCTGGATATTTTCACCTACATCAAAGGCATGATGGGCAGCACCGTTGCCGATCTGGGCCTGATCATCATGGCGGTTGGCGGTTTCGCTAAGTATATGGATCACATCGGTGCATCGCGCGCCTTGGTGGCCATTTCAACTCGCCCACTGTCTGTGATCCGTAACCCGTATCTGGTTATGGCGATGGGCTATATCCTCGGTCAGCTGCTGAATATCTTCATTCCAAGCGCTGCGGGTCTGGGTCTGTTGCTGATGGTGACCATGTACCCAATCATGACCAGCCTGGGTGTGAGCCGAATGTCAGCGGCGGCGATTATCGCCACCACCGCGTGTCTGGATCTGGGTCCAGCGTCTGGTAACGTAAACCTGGCGGCCAAGATTGCCGACATGCCAGTCACCGAATACTTCCTGTCTTACCAAGGTCCAGTGGCTATCGCTTCGATGATCACCATTGCCGTGCTGCACATGGTAGTACAGCGTTGGTTCGACCTGCGTGAAGCCAAAAATCCAGTCGCGTATGAAGCTACTGAGGAAGATACCAAAGAGCTGGTGACTCCACCGCTGTGGTATGCCCTGTTCCCAATGATCCCTCTGGTACTGATCTTTACCTTCAGCAAGATGGTGATCACCACCGTTAAAATCGACGTGGTTACCGCGATGCTGATCAGCTTCGCTGTTGCGATGGCGGTCGAAAGCATCCGCTTTGGTGGAAAGAAAGTCTTTAAAGATATTCTGGTGTTCTTCGATGCGATGGGTAAAGCCTTTGCTCGCGTAGTCAGCCTGATCATCGCAGGTCAAACACTGGCGCACGGTCTGAAAGCTATCGGCATTCTGGATATGGTGATCCACGGCGCTATCGCGTCCAACATCTCTCCAGTGTATCTGGTGGTGTTGATGGTGATCATCATTACTGTGGCGGCCTTCCTGATGGGCTCCGGTAACGCGCCATTCTTCTCCTTCGCGGCAATGGTACCGGATATCGCGGCCAAAGTGGGGATCTCTTCCGCCTCTATGCTGCTGCCAATGCAGCTGGCTGCAGGTCTGGGCCGTACCATCTCCCCAATCACTGGGGTGATCGTAGCGGTTGCCGGTGCCGCGGGTGTGTCACCGTTTGATCTGGTTAAGCGTACCGCTATCCCAATGCTGGGCGCGCTGCTGGTTTCTACCGTGTACTCACTGGTGTTCTACGTATAA
- a CDS encoding LysR substrate-binding domain-containing protein: MSAEHLPNIETKWLHDFLVLAEKRNFSAAAALRNVTQPAFSRRIRALEHALNTELVNRDTHPLTLTASGKQFHATARSLLNQMEEEIGRLAGLSLLGGQTVRIAAAHSLATHLLPYIQPKLAAEHPNVTLNVEAVDADDAVETLREGACDILLAFAADHLSSAPYQSLCLGRSHLHLVCRQPAPWSSAINTAPENDGKTELPASPMSKPMPWLAYSPSSYMARAIAPVQRHVELQPVFSSSMSDLIKQLVLQGAGVAWLPQYALHQEQRQGQLQVLHPTHCSVPLWLYAYRFESRLHPAGEKVWQGLARLAQDPEFSALL; this comes from the coding sequence ATGTCTGCCGAACATCTGCCCAACATTGAAACCAAGTGGTTACATGATTTTCTGGTGTTAGCCGAAAAGCGTAATTTTTCCGCCGCAGCAGCACTGCGTAACGTGACGCAACCGGCGTTCAGTCGCCGCATTCGTGCCTTGGAGCACGCACTGAATACCGAACTGGTGAACCGCGATACCCACCCGCTGACGCTGACCGCCAGTGGCAAGCAATTTCACGCCACCGCCCGCTCACTGCTCAATCAGATGGAAGAAGAGATCGGGCGTTTAGCCGGTTTGTCATTGCTGGGTGGCCAAACGGTGCGCATCGCGGCGGCGCATTCGCTGGCGACACACCTGCTGCCGTATATTCAGCCCAAACTGGCAGCCGAACACCCGAATGTAACGCTCAATGTGGAAGCGGTGGATGCGGATGATGCAGTGGAAACCTTGCGCGAAGGGGCGTGCGATATCCTGCTGGCCTTTGCCGCCGATCATCTGTCCAGTGCGCCATATCAATCTCTGTGTTTAGGTCGCAGCCACCTTCATTTGGTTTGTCGCCAGCCTGCGCCGTGGAGCTCGGCCATCAACACCGCGCCTGAGAATGATGGCAAGACCGAGCTGCCCGCATCGCCCATGTCGAAACCAATGCCTTGGTTGGCTTATTCACCGAGCAGCTATATGGCGCGCGCGATTGCGCCGGTACAGCGGCATGTTGAGCTGCAACCAGTCTTTTCTTCCTCGATGTCAGATTTGATTAAACAGTTGGTCTTGCAAGGTGCTGGCGTGGCGTGGTTGCCGCAATATGCGCTGCACCAAGAGCAGCGTCAGGGGCAGTTGCAGGTATTACACCCAACTCACTGTTCGGTACCGCTGTGGCTGTATGCGTACCGTTTTGAAAGCCGTTTACATCCGGCAGGGGAAAAAGTCTGGCAAGGATTAGCGCGTCTGGCACAAGACCCGGAATTTAGTGCATTACTGTAA
- a CDS encoding aspartate/glutamate racemase family protein, giving the protein MQQQRARRLGILGGMGPLATVDFMRKIIQSTPAGQDQAHIPMVVANVPQIPDRTQAILDAAEDPFPALLQLLRQLEQAGATLFVIPCNTAHFWFKRLTYYSRIEAISIIDCVVGAIRRRGLRRVGLLATTATVRGGLYQQELRPLGIECVLPDALMQQKVMRGIAAVKAGDVALGQRCLFEAYQALREQGAESVILGCTEIPLALEAHANAHPETVIDSLAELAQACVQWYQAPQLSELAPAQACVA; this is encoded by the coding sequence ATGCAACAGCAGCGTGCACGCCGGTTAGGAATTTTAGGTGGCATGGGGCCATTAGCGACCGTCGACTTTATGCGCAAAATTATTCAAAGCACGCCGGCGGGACAGGATCAAGCGCATATCCCAATGGTGGTGGCGAATGTGCCGCAGATCCCCGATCGCACCCAAGCGATCCTCGATGCCGCGGAAGATCCGTTTCCAGCGCTGTTGCAACTGCTGCGACAGTTGGAGCAGGCCGGCGCCACATTATTCGTGATCCCGTGTAACACCGCGCATTTTTGGTTTAAGCGATTAACGTACTACTCACGCATCGAGGCGATCAGCATTATTGATTGCGTGGTGGGCGCTATTCGCCGCCGCGGTTTACGTCGTGTCGGGTTGCTGGCCACCACCGCTACGGTGCGCGGCGGATTGTACCAACAGGAATTGCGTCCACTCGGCATTGAGTGCGTGCTACCCGATGCGTTAATGCAGCAAAAAGTGATGCGCGGGATTGCTGCCGTGAAAGCCGGTGATGTGGCGCTCGGTCAGCGTTGCTTGTTTGAGGCTTATCAAGCGCTGCGCGAGCAGGGGGCGGAGTCCGTTATCTTGGGCTGCACCGAGATCCCCTTGGCGTTGGAAGCGCATGCCAACGCTCACCCTGAAACAGTGATTGATTCGTTAGCGGAATTAGCGCAAGCCTGCGTGCAGTGGTATCAAGCGCCGCAATTGAGCGAACTAGCGCCGGCACAAGCGTGCGTGGCCTGA